From a single Miscanthus floridulus cultivar M001 chromosome 8, ASM1932011v1, whole genome shotgun sequence genomic region:
- the LOC136473826 gene encoding leucine aminopeptidase 2, chloroplastic-like: MGDTATAAATLGLTRPNAAVELPQISFAAKDIEFSDWHGDILAVAVTEKEVQPPQVPDSTKFENAVLKKLDGQLGGLLRAAAAEEEFTGKPGQSVVLRVQGQRFKRVALVGFVARSAGCLQGLGESVASLARAAQATSAAILLAAPAVIRQELKLNAAAAIASGTVCSLYEDSRYKSEWKKVHLKQVDLIGLGSGPEVDQKLHHGNHLSSGVMLVRDLVNSPANVLTPGSLAEEATKIASTYSDVFTATILDAEKCKELKMGSYLAVAAASETNPPYFIHLCYKPPGGNVKTKLALIGKGITFDSGGYNIKAVPVATIELMKKDMGGAAAVFGAAKVLGQIKPPGVEVHFISAASENMISGSGMRPSDIVTASNGKTIEVDNMDAEGRLTLADALVYACNQGVDKIIDLATLTGAIRDALGPSIAGILTPSDELAEEFAAAYEVSGEKFWRLPMEESYWESMKSSIADMLSAGPLQPKAGAITAALFLKHFVDEKVQWMHIDIAGTVWSNKKRVGTGFGATTLVEWVLNNSSS, encoded by the exons ATGGGTGACACCGCTACTGCCGCCGCCACTCTCGGCCTCACCAGGCCCAACGCCGCCGTCGAATTGCCTCAG ATTAGCTTTGCAGCTAAAGACATCGAATTCTCGGACTGGCATGGCGATATACTCGCGGTTGCCGTGACGGAGAAAGAGGTGCAGCCGCCGCAGGTCCCGGACTCCACCAAGTTCGAGAACGCCGTCCTGAAGAAGCTCGACGGCCAGCTCGGCGGCCTGCTGCGGGCCGCAGCGGCAGAGGAGGAGTTCACCGGCAAGCCCGGGCAGTCGGTGGTGCTCCGCGTGCAGGGGCAGaggttcaagagggtggctctcGTCGGTTTCGTTGCCCGCAGCGCCGGTTGCCTGCAGGGCCTAGGTGAATCCGTCGCGTCACTTGCCAGGGCCGCTCAGGCTACCAGCGCCGCCATCCTTCTCGCCGCCCCCGCTGTGATCCGACAAGAGTTGAAGCTGAATGCTGCCGCGGCAATTGCTTCTGGTACTGTATGTAGTT TGTACGAGGACAGCAGATACAAGTCTGAATGGAAAAAGGTGCATCTGAAACAGGTAGACCTAATTGGGCTGGGATCTGGTCCGGAGGTCGATCAGAAACTTCACCATGGTAACCATCTTTCATCGGGCGTCATGCTTGTGAGAGATCTTGTGAACTCTCCTGCCAATGTCCTTACACCGG GTTCTCTTGCGGAGGAGGCGACGAAGATCGCTTCGACATACAGCGATGTATTCACAGCCACAATATTAGATGCGGAGAAGTGCAAAGAACTGAAGATGGGCTCCTACTTGGCAGTTGCAGCGGCTTCTGAAACAAACCCACCTTACTTTATCCACCTGTGTTACAAACCCCCTGGTGGTAATGTCAAGACAAAGCTGGCTCTTATTGGGAAGGGCATAACATTTGACag TGGTGGCTACAACATTAAGGCCGTACCAGTCGCCACCATTGAGCTTATGAAGAAGGACATGGGAGGTGCGGCAGCTGTTTTTGGTGCAGCAAAAGTTTTGGGACAGatcaaacctcctggagttgAG GTTCATTTCATATCTGCTGCGTCTGAAAATATGATTAGTGGCTCAGGCATGAGACCCAGTGACATCGTGACTGCTTCTAATGGAAAGACaatcgag gTAGATAACATGGATGCGGAGGGGAGGCTTACACTTGCTGACGCTTTGGTCTATGCTTGTAACCAAGGTGTTGACAAG ATTATTGATCTGGCAACATTAACCggggccattcgtgatgcacttGGGCCTAGCATTGCTG GGATTTTAACACCAAGCGATGAGCTAGCCGAGGAATTTGCGGCCGCCTATGAGGTCTCCGGAGAGAAGTTCTGGAGGCTGCCGATGGAGGAGAGCTACTGGGAGTCCATGAAGTCCAGCATCGCTGATATGCTCAGCGCCGGCCCGTTGCAACCCAAGGCCGGCGCTATCACTGCCGCATTGTTCCTGAAACAC TTTGTTGATGAGAAGGTTCAGTGGATGCACATCGACATTGCCGGCACAGTCTGGAGCAACAAGAAGCGGGTGGGTACTGGCTTCGGAGCCACCACCTTGGTGGAGTGGGTTCTCAACAACTCGTCATCCTGA